The Methylomarinum vadi genome has a window encoding:
- a CDS encoding glycosyltransferase family 2 protein has translation MEISVVVPVFNEAENIEPLLHEIVDAMGPSSTYEIIYIDDGSNDQSPQILQQAAQRITNLRVLRHRQSRGQSAAIHSGVMAARYNIIATLDGDGQNDPADIPRLWQVFQQQRSENPSLWMIAGWRKQRNDSAWRRISSKIANSVRSTLLHDNTPDTGCGLKLFLRDQFLLLPYFNHMHRFLPALMIRNGGQVISESVNHRGRTNGQSKYGTLDRLLAGIIDLLGVMWLNHRAKNAEVEVIGND, from the coding sequence TTGGAAATCTCAGTTGTCGTTCCGGTTTTTAATGAAGCCGAGAACATTGAACCTCTTTTGCATGAAATCGTCGACGCAATGGGGCCATCCTCAACCTATGAAATCATTTATATCGATGACGGCAGTAATGATCAAAGTCCACAAATTTTACAACAGGCGGCGCAACGGATAACCAATTTACGGGTGTTGCGTCACCGGCAAAGCCGCGGCCAAAGCGCTGCAATCCACAGTGGCGTCATGGCAGCCAGATACAACATTATCGCCACGCTGGACGGCGATGGCCAAAACGACCCCGCTGACATTCCGCGTTTGTGGCAAGTTTTCCAACAGCAACGCAGCGAAAACCCCTCGCTTTGGATGATCGCCGGATGGCGCAAACAACGTAACGATAGTGCCTGGCGGCGCATCAGCTCCAAAATCGCCAATAGCGTCCGTTCCACGCTACTACACGATAACACGCCCGATACCGGTTGTGGATTGAAATTATTTCTGCGCGACCAGTTCTTATTGTTGCCTTATTTCAATCACATGCACCGTTTTTTGCCGGCTTTGATGATACGCAACGGCGGCCAGGTCATCTCGGAAAGCGTCAATCACCGTGGACGCACCAATGGCCAATCGAAGTATGGCACACTAGACCGCCTGCTAGCGGGGATCATCGATTTACTCGGCGTGATGTGGTTAAACCACCGCGCGAAAAACGCCGAGGTAGAGGTAATAGGCAATGACTGA
- a CDS encoding lipid-A-disaccharide synthase N-terminal domain-containing protein produces the protein MTEEMIWISIGFLGQGLFSARFLVQWLKSERAKRSIIPHAFWYFSIAGGLTLLIYAIHRMDPVFIVGQASGLLIYSRNLYFIQREKKRLQVE, from the coding sequence ATGACTGAAGAAATGATTTGGATTTCCATAGGGTTCTTGGGGCAAGGCCTCTTTTCCGCCCGCTTTCTGGTGCAATGGTTGAAGAGCGAACGGGCCAAACGCAGCATCATCCCACACGCGTTTTGGTACTTCAGCATCGCCGGCGGACTCACCCTGCTGATTTATGCAATACATCGCATGGACCCGGTCTTTATCGTCGGCCAAGCCAGTGGATTGCTCATTTATTCACGCAATTTGTATTTCATCCAGCGGGAAAAAAAACGCCTGCAAGTGGAATGA
- a CDS encoding YbhB/YbcL family Raf kinase inhibitor-like protein, translated as MPFTLSASGFADRDEIPQRFTCDGEDISPALNWSGVPEGAQSLVLIVDDPDAPDPAAPKMTWVHWLLYNLPPTSTGLPEAVAAGDLPAGTLQGSNDWRRTGYGGPCPPKGRHRYFHKLYALDVVLPDLKRPSKAELEKAMQGHIIDQVQLIGTYQR; from the coding sequence ATGCCCTTTACCCTAAGCGCTTCCGGTTTCGCTGATCGGGATGAGATTCCCCAACGCTTTACTTGCGACGGCGAGGATATTTCGCCTGCCTTGAACTGGTCCGGTGTGCCGGAAGGTGCACAAAGTTTGGTGTTGATTGTCGACGACCCCGATGCGCCCGACCCCGCCGCGCCGAAAATGACTTGGGTGCATTGGCTGTTGTATAACCTGCCGCCAACTTCAACCGGCTTGCCAGAGGCGGTCGCTGCTGGCGATCTTCCCGCAGGTACTTTACAGGGCAGTAACGATTGGCGGCGCACCGGTTATGGCGGGCCTTGTCCACCCAAAGGTCGTCACCGTTATTTCCATAAGCTGTATGCATTGGATGTGGTGTTGCCCGATCTGAAGCGACCCAGCAAGGCCGAATTGGAAAAGGCCATGCAAGGCCACATCATCGACCAGGTCCAGTTGATCGGCACCTACCAACGCTAA
- a CDS encoding slipin family protein gives MFANFGYIFLSVLLVLLISSFRILREYERGVIFMLGRYYKVKGPGFIIVIPLIQQMERVDLRTIVMDVPTQDVISRDNVSVKVNAVVYFRVIEPDKAIIQVENFYDATSQLAQTTLRSVLGQHELDEMLAERDRLNIDIQTNLDQQTDAWGIKVSNVEIKHVDLDESMIRAIAKQAEAERTRRAKVIHADGEMQAAEKLLQAAQMLALQPEAIQLRYLQTLTEIAGDKSSTIVFPLDILKTLKQ, from the coding sequence ATGTTTGCAAATTTCGGTTATATCTTTTTAAGTGTTTTGCTGGTCTTGTTGATCAGTTCCTTTCGCATCCTCAGGGAATACGAACGCGGCGTCATCTTTATGCTCGGTCGTTACTATAAGGTCAAGGGGCCGGGCTTCATCATCGTGATCCCGTTGATTCAACAAATGGAACGGGTCGATCTGCGCACCATCGTCATGGATGTGCCGACACAGGACGTCATTTCCCGCGACAACGTATCGGTCAAAGTCAACGCCGTGGTTTATTTCCGCGTCATTGAACCGGACAAGGCGATCATCCAGGTGGAGAATTTTTATGACGCAACCAGCCAGCTGGCACAAACCACGCTCCGTTCGGTGCTGGGGCAACATGAACTGGACGAAATGCTGGCGGAACGCGACCGTTTGAATATCGACATCCAGACCAATCTCGACCAGCAAACCGATGCCTGGGGCATCAAGGTCTCGAACGTCGAAATCAAACATGTGGATCTCGACGAAAGCATGATCAGGGCCATCGCCAAACAGGCGGAAGCGGAAAGGACGCGGCGCGCCAAAGTGATCCACGCCGACGGTGAAATGCAGGCGGCGGAAAAACTGCTGCAGGCCGCGCAAATGTTGGCGTTACAACCCGAGGCGATTCAGCTGCGTTATTTACAAACGCTGACCGAAATCGCCGGCGACAAATCCTCCACTATCGTCTTCCCTTTGGATATATTGAAGACACTGAAACAGTAA